A window of Pseudochaenichthys georgianus chromosome 11, fPseGeo1.2, whole genome shotgun sequence genomic DNA:
TTTGTTTCTGGTCCCTCACAAATGTGTATATAATTTTCTGGTTTGACCAAGAGTTTACTTTTGTTTGTAtacattttaaactgtttttctttgttgatgAGGGCAAATGTGTTTGATTGCATGGTGATTGTTGACTGTTTATAGTATGATTTTGCTTAGGGAATTTGAAATGCTCTTGCTGACCTTGTTTTTTctgattaaaaagaaaaaaaatagctTGTCTCATTCTTGTGTCACTGTTTTAGTAGCATAATGCCCTCTAATACACAGCACTGATGAGCTCATTATGCTTTTTGATTATTATGCAGCTTTCCCTTTATGTTGTAGTAAAAtgacgagataagtttgtgcatagATGGAAagttgacaggcaggtaggccatccagttattttagccgggccggctaaaaatgattggtcgtgctttttacagtactacggcttccacagatgacactttttttttatggatttttttttttttttaagatattcattgctatggggaattaagagcattccatggaatataacaaaaagtgtatctcgagccggtttctcaaactgtaACTCACCTTAAGTAGCCTAGTTATACACAAGGTAGTTAGTTATACACCGACCCAGCGCTATGGCTCTGCACCGACCTTGCCTTTTAAACACTTCCTTGTTTTGCCATAACCTGCGGAGGGCTAATGGCACCCACCCACCCACGAGGAGCAGACAAAGGTATGTGAATAACGAACCGCGTTTTCCTTATAGGCTCCCGTAGAAAACCTACGATTAGCTTTTGGCGCCTGCTAGTACTGCTGCTGCACACAATACATAAAGCGAAGGTTGTGACCGCGTGGTACGGAGGCATCATTCAAGCAGTTCTTCTTTGTTTTAAGGGTGCgtatgcagaagtatttcaTTTTTCATACACTGCATCACTCCATCATGCAACACGTGgcgtaattttttttaaacgatTCACACAGGCAAGCTAACGATAGCTTTTTCAAGTCGGACGGTGAAGCAGGCAACGCAGCTTGCACAGAAAGTGAGATATAACGTTACGTTACCCCAACATTATTAGCTAGCTGTACTGTGTAAACGTGATTACGTTGTTACTTTATGCCACTGTATATCACAGTACTTTGCAATGGTTTGACTTGTTTAGCTAAAAGTACAAGTGTCTATTTCTGGATTTTGTATTTTTCTCGGGCCTTGAGCATTTGTATCTTAGCGTAACCGCAACTTTAATTTACCAATGAAAATGCTGATATAACATCACTCTTTAAGGTTATTTCTTTATACCATGCATCGTTATAAGCATTGCATTGCAGATTCCATAGTAAAGCCAATTACGTATTCTCCACGACCAAGGCCTGTAATATTATTAGCTACAATTAGCAAGTAGGCTAACCTACATAGTGCTATGTTGTGATTGTGCTAGATTTGAATTGTGGTTGAAGTGTTGTTGCAACGGTAACCTGGATTTGCAGACATTATACTTAATAGTAACACTGGCATCAGTAATTACAAAGAGCTAGTTTATGGCCTTTTCATCTTATTTGGAGAATGTTGGTTCATCTCATGTGAATCATAGCAGTAGCTTGTGAATTGAAACAATCTTAGCAGTTATTACACGCATTCTTTTTTATAGTGAACAACATGGCGAAGAAGCAGAATACCAAGGGTAAGAAGGATGCTCAGGACCCGCAGGAAGAGCCTGAGGAATTCGTGGTGGAGAAAGTACTCGACCAACGCCTTGTAAACGGGAAAGTTGAGTTCTTTCTGAAGTGGAAAGGATTTACAGAGTGAGTTGCCTGGGACCCTCCCCCTGCTGAGCTGGGAGTACTTCCCTAGTATGGGGTCGTGCTATGCTTTTGTCTTTAGTCATCTTGGTGCATGAATAATCTGTTCTGTATTGAAAGTTAGTTAACTATGTTAGCATCTGTgcatacatccctggaggtggAGAGCAAATGGTGACCCTCTCCCCGCTTATTCAGGGCCGACAATACCTGGGAGCCAGAGGAGAACCTTGATTGTCCAGAGCTGATTTCAGCGTTCCTGGAAGCACAGAAGAATGTCAAAGAGAAGCCTGCTCCCGTCAAGCGGAAGTTATCAACAGAAGAGCCAGAGTCAGAAGCCAAAAAGAAAGATGTGGTGAGTTCACCGACAGTTTCATGTgcctaaaataataataatgcattttatttatatagcgcattTCCTGTTGCTCAAAGCGCTTATCTACCTACCTATCAAACCAACACGAGATACGACACCAATTGTTTTTAAGATTCTTTTTCAGAATCTGATAAATCTTATAAAGATATGACA
This region includes:
- the cbx3a gene encoding chromobox protein homolog 3a isoform X1 — its product is MNNMAKKQNTKGKKDAQDPQEEPEEFVVEKVLDQRLVNGKVEFFLKWKGFTEADNTWEPEENLDCPELISAFLEAQKNVKEKPAPVKRKLSTEEPESEAKKKDVPEKPRGFARNLDPERIIGATDSSGELMFLMKWKDSDEADLVPAREANTRCPQVVISFYEERLTWHSCPEDEAQ
- the cbx3a gene encoding chromobox protein homolog 3a isoform X2; this encodes MAKKQNTKGKKDAQDPQEEPEEFVVEKVLDQRLVNGKVEFFLKWKGFTEADNTWEPEENLDCPELISAFLEAQKNVKEKPAPVKRKLSTEEPESEAKKKDVPEKPRGFARNLDPERIIGATDSSGELMFLMKWKDSDEADLVPAREANTRCPQVVISFYEERLTWHSCPEDEAQ